A window from Phalacrocorax carbo chromosome 20, bPhaCar2.1, whole genome shotgun sequence encodes these proteins:
- the EFHD2 gene encoding EF-hand domain-containing protein D2 codes for MAAAAAAEELAGRRGRGPEPGPGPGSPAGRVGGEGSPGGGRRVFSPAGEFREFSRRQLRDMERLFRQYDAGKDGFIDLMELKLMMEKLGAPQTHLGLKNMIKEVDEDLDSKLSFREFLLIFRKAAAGELQEDSGLHALARLSEIDVSTEGVKGAKSFFEAKVQAIHDASRFEEEIKAEQEEKKKQAEELKQRKAAFKELQSTFKQ; via the exons atggcggcggcggcggcggcggaggagctggcggggcggcggggccgggggccggagcccgggccggggccggggagcccggcggggcgggtggggggcgAGGGTTCgcccgggggcggccgccgTGTCTTCAGCCCCGCCGGGGAGTTCCGGGAGTTCTCCCGGCGACAGCTCCGCGACATGGAGCGGCTCTTCCGACA GTACGACGCGGGGAAAGACGGCTTCATTGACCTGATGGAGCTGAAGCTGATGATGGAGAAGCTGGGGGCACCGCAGACGCACCTGGGCCTGAAGAACATGATCAAGGAAGTGGACGAAGACCTGGACAGCAAGCTTAGCTTTCGGGAG TTCCTGCTGATTTTCCGCAAGGCGGCTGCGGGtgagctgcaggaggacagCGGGCTGCACGCTCTGGCTCGGCTCTCCGAGATTGATGTCTCCACGGAGGGGGTGAAAGGAGCCAAGAGCTTCTTCGAGGCCAAG GTGCAAGCCATCCATGATGCCAGCCGCTTCGAGGAGGAGATCAAGgcggagcaggaggagaagaagaagcAGGCGGAGGAGCTGAAGCAGAGGAAAGCGGCGTTCAAGGAGCTGCAGTCCACCTTCAAGCAGTGA
- the LOC135316548 gene encoding chymotrypsin-C-like, whose protein sequence is MLGAVCLAVLLGYAYGCGQPAVPPILGTRVVGGEDARPHSWPWQISLQYTRNGAWYHTCGGTLIASNWVLTAAHCISSSLTYRVVLGKQVLSEENEPGSVAVGVEKMIVHEKWNSFLIINDIALIKLAQEVAESETIQAACLPPAGQILANNYPCYVTGWGRIATNGPLADNLQQALLPVVDYEICSQRDWWGSTVRTTMVCAGGDGVVSGCNGDSGGPLNCQREGLWEVEGIVSFGSGLSCNMAKKPTVFTRVSAYIDWINKKMSTN, encoded by the exons ATGCTGGGGGCTGTGTGTCTCGCCGTGCTGCTGGGCTACG CCTACGGATGCGGTCAGCCGGCCGTGCCGCCAATACTGGGCACCCGGGTGGTGGGCGGCGAAGACGCCCGGCCCCACAGCTGGCCATGGCAG ATCTCGCTGCAGTACACACGCAACGGGGCTTGGTACCACACATGCGGTGGGACCCTCATTGCCTCCAACTGGGTGCTGACGGCTGCCCACTGCAtcag CTCTAGCCTGACGTACCGCGTGGTGCTGGGCAAGCAGGTCCTGTCAGAGGAGAACGAGCCGGGCTCGGTGGCCGTGGGCGTGGAGAAGATGATCGTGCACGAGAAGTGGAACTCATTCTTAATCAT CAACGACATCGCGCTGATCAAGCTGGCGCAGGAGGTGGCGGAGAGCGAGACCATCCAGGCCGCCTGCCTGCCGCCCGCCGGCCAGATACTGGCGAACAACTACCCCTGCTATGTCACCGGCTGGGGACGCATCGCCA CGAACGGGCCCCTGGCCGACAACCTGCAGCAGGCGCTGCTGCCCGTGGTGGACTACGAGATCTGCTCCCAGAGAGACTGGTGGGGAAGCACCGTGCGCACCACCATGGTGTGCGCCGGCGGCGACGGCGTCGTCTCTGGCTGCAAC GGGGATTCGGGTGGCCCCCTGAACTGCCAGCGCGAGGGGCTCTGGGAGGTGGAAGGCATCGTCAGCTTCGGCTCCGGGCTGAGCTGCAACATGGCCAAGAAGCCGACAGTCTTCACACGGGTGTCCGCCTACATCGACTGGATCAACAAG AAAATGAGCACGAACTGA
- the CASP9 gene encoding caspase-9, whose translation MEEAQRRALRRARTRLVAELRVAPLWDPLEERGLFTRPMVEELQSAGSRGEQARQLVIDLETRGKQAFPIFLSILRDTGQGDLADMLVEECEMLPAPPQPVDLRPVELDFHRDKQNKNVNFPERLSIPIQAESERPRMPPVPAWGSSVDKRNYDLVYQLKADPCGYCLILNNVNFSRGSDLSTRDGSDVDCKKLEKRFKALRFNVLTRRNLKAEEMVSELQKLARRDHGALDCCVVVILSHGCQTSHIQFPGGIYGTDGNHIPIEKIVNYFNGSNCPSLRGKPKLFFIQACGGEQRDQGFLVDCDSSGDEAPGGSLQSDATPYRALEGNTDEPDAVASLPTPSDILVSYSTFPGFVSWREVSSGSWYVETLDSVLQQYARSEDLLNMLLRVANAVSAKGKYKQIPGCFNFLRKKFFFACE comes from the exons aTGGAGGAGGCTCAGCGGCGAGCCCTGCGGCGGGCGCGGACGCGGCTGGTGGCGGAGTTGCGGGTGGCGCCGCTCTGGGACCCGCTGGAGGAGCGCGGCCTCTTCACCCGGCCCATGGTCGAGGAGCTGCAG AGTGCTGGCAGCCGAGGAGAGCAAGCCCGGCAGCTGGTCATTGACCTGGAGACTCGAGGGAAACAGGCTTTTCCTATATTCCTCTCGATCCTGCGGGACACCGGGCAGGGCGACCTCGCAGACATGCTGGTCGAAGAGTGCGAAATGCTGCCAGCGCCACCGCAGCCAGTAGACCTGAGGCCCGTTGAGCTGGACTTCCATAgagataaacaaaataaaa ATGTGAACTTCCCTGAACGTTTGTCTATCCCGATCCAAGCTGAGAGTGAAAGACCTCGAATGCCTCCTGTGCCTGCCTGGG GTTCGTCTGTTGACAAGAGGAACTACGATCTG GTTTACCAGCTGAAAGCGGACCCATGCGGGTACTGCCTGATCCTCAACAACGTGAACTTCAGTAGAGGCTCAGATCTGTCGACTCGAGATGGCTCCGACGTGGACTGCAAGAAGCTGGAGAAACGCTTCAAGGCCTTGCGCTTCAATGTCCTGACTCGGCGGAATCTCAAAGCTGAG GAAATGGtttcagagctgcagaagctgGCACGGCGGGACCACGGCGCCTTGGACTGCTGCGTCGTGGTGATCCTTTCCCATGGTTGTCAG ACGAGCCATATTCAGTTTCCTGGAGGCATTTACGGAACGGATGGAAATCACATTCCAATAGAAAAGATTGTGAACTATTTCAATGGGTCCAATTGTCCGAGTTTGAGAGGAAAACCCAAACTCTTCTTCATCCAGGCCTGTGGTGGAG AACAAAGAGATCAAGGCTTTCTAGTGGATTGTGACTCATCTGGCGATGAAGCTCCTGGAGGTTCTTTGCAGTCAGATGCGACTCCTTATCGGGCTCTGGAGGGTAATACGGACGAGCCGGACGCTGTGGCAAGTTTGCCCACGCCCAGCGACATCTTGGTCTCCTACTCGACATTTCCAG GTTTTGTCTCCTGGAGGGAGGTGTCGAGCGGCTCGTGGTACGTGGAGACGCTGGACAGCGTGCTGCAGCAATACGCCCGTTCGGAAGACCTGCTGAACATGTTGCTGCGg GTGGCGAACGCCGTCTCTGCCAAGGGGAAGTACAAGCAGATCCCGGGCTGCTTCAACTTTCTCCGTAAAAAATTCTTCTTTGCATGCGAATGA